The Salvia splendens isolate huo1 chromosome 21, SspV2, whole genome shotgun sequence genome includes a window with the following:
- the LOC121784244 gene encoding uncharacterized protein LOC121784244: MGCTDKERLACVTYQLTGPAEFWWETKRRTMDPARREALTWEEFKEEVYNKYVPMSYRRSKVVERHTLKQENMTVTEYDRALCEMTRYVPELVDTDEKMAAKFRSGLRPEIRVAVASRRGIPYSEMLGCALDVEEALPKNERAINPTPPVLPLNYRDNRKWEGNRAPFDNKRRFSTFRHPQNHGRQVVPHQRGNPQRTPYCNQCSKYHVGECRVGGIRCYAYGGNGHMSRECPNNNKGGAKNGQGQRPPQQPQPIRQVAPQQARAYALKGNQVQEQQANKGKENLAELVIAKLDLGLRVS, from the exons ATGGGATGCACTGATAAGGAACGTCTGGCATGCGTGACTTATCAACTGACAGGGCCTGCTGAGTTTTGGTGGGAAACTAAGAGGAGAACCATGGACCCCGCTCGCCGTGAGGCACTTACTTGGGAAGAGTTTAAGGAGGAAGTGTACAACAAGTATGTTCCCATGAGTTATCGGCGATCGAAAGTAGTAGAGCGCCACACCTTAAAACAAGAAAACATGACGGTCACGGAGTACGACCGCGCCCTATGTGAGATGACCCGTTATGTGCCAGAATTGGTGGAcacagacgagaagatggcggcGAAGTTTCGTTCTGGCCTTAGACCCGAGATAAGGGTAGCTGTGGCCAGCCGCaggggaattccttattccgAGATGTTGGGCTGCGCCttagatgtggaggaagcactgCCCAAGAACGAGAGGGCAATAAATCCTACACCACCCGTACTCCCATTGAACTATCGAGACAATAGGAAGTGGGAAGGaaaccgagctccttttgaCAACAAGCGACGTTTTTCCACTTTTCGGCACCCGCAGAACCATGGCCGCCAAGTTGTGCCACATCAGAGGGGAAACCCACAGAGAACACCCTACTGTAATCAGTGCTCCAAGTATCATGTTGGGGAGTGCAGAGTTGGAGGCATTCGGTGTTATGCCTACGGTGGAAATgggcacatgtctcgagagtgcccaaATAACAACAAAGGTGGAGCGAAGAATGGGCAAGGACAGAGGCCACCGCAACAGCCACAACCGatccgacaagtggccccacaaCAAGCAAGGGCGTATGCACTGAAAGGAAATCAAGTGCAAGAGCAGCAGGCCAACAAGGGCAAggagaatttggcag AACTCGTTATTGCTAAACTTGACTTGGGTTTGAGGGTGTCGTAA